The following are encoded together in the Oreochromis niloticus isolate F11D_XX linkage group LG12, O_niloticus_UMD_NMBU, whole genome shotgun sequence genome:
- the LOC100693342 gene encoding calcium release-activated calcium channel protein 1 has translation MSLNEHSMQALSWRKLYLSRAKLKATSRTSALLSGFAMVAMVEVQLERDHKYPPGLLIAFSACTTVLVAVHLFALMISTCILPNLEAVSNVHNLNSVNESPHERMHRHIELAWAFSTVIGTLLFLTEVMLLCWVKFLPLKSNADEKNGTISSGEAAAIASTCIMVPFGLVFIMFAVHFYRTLVSHKTDRQIRELEQVIRLQNQLEHRAENDDLKAAVHFP, from the exons ATGAGCCTGAACGAGCACTCAATGCAGGCTCTGTCCTGGAGAAAACTCTACTTGAGCCGAGCCAAACTGAAAGCAACCAGTCGCACTTCGGCTCTCTTGTCGGGCTTCGCAATG GTTGCCATGGTGGAGGTACAGCTGGAGCGGGATCACAAGTACCCTCCAGGGCTGCTGATAGCCTTCAGCGCCTGTACCACCGTTCTGGTTGCAGTGCACCTCTTTGCCCTCATGATCAGCACCTGCATCCTCCCCAACCTGGAGGCTGTCAGCAATGTTCACAACCTCAACTCTGTCAACGAGTCTCCCCATGAGCGCATGCACCGCCACATAGAACTGGCCTGGGCTTTCTCCACAGTTATCGGCACCCTCCTCTTCCTGACGGAGGTGATGCTCTTGTGCTGGGTGAAGTTCTTACCCCTCAAAAGCAACGCGGATGAGAAAAACGGCACCATAAGTTCTGGCGAGGCCGCAGCCATAGCTTCCACTTGCATCATGGTGCCATTTGGACTCGTTTTTATCATGTTCGCTGTCCACTTTTACCGCACGCTCGTCAGTCATAAAACGGACAGACAGATCAGAGAGCTGGAGCAGGTCATTCGGCTCCAGAACCAGCTGGAGCACAGGGCTGAGAACGACGACCTGAAGGCCGCTGTCCATTTTCCCTGA
- the LOC100692434 gene encoding histone-lysine N-methyltransferase SETD1B isoform X2, whose translation MESEKQSTESERQPLHWRSCKLVIDPALTNGLYKVYRYDGQYFNLPVEDLGLLPVITVRDPRICRLWSRCLKTDFVVPKFKIDEWYVAPVPPKEVTFSKLNDNVNETFLTDMCKKYGNMEEVEIFYNPKNKKHLGIAKVTFDTVKAARDAVQHLHETSVMGNIIHVELDPKGENRARYLQLLLSGLYTPWTLPVGSSERALQDLVDSLLGSSATQQLGSICSPTSIATPLSLDTAYSSICQDTPCSFGLTPRSQGTPRTPCLPATPLSSHDSCYSSLQATPVLQGEPSAYSVHKPLRQELCRRRRQHRGLSHVSNVSIILKQFKPQPPHPLLTKTQTSSQQLALWSPGAQTSNNNDEAPFSLTSPFQETEDVVDTSYASSPLNGNSRDIRSVDLSADLQTRTASPFDNHQPEAAVSSLDSRIESLLINSQITDPLCFDGKTLETDPSSQESPASPGSPLKVSSSDDSQFCTPPSCESPTSGHQYSHNDAVDENEEDETTRAVSFLTRGSQSPCLSDVAYSESITHINNEEDAERVQPSSGPKEHCPTHQEKKSSNNRQFEAVTPAEALSLLDPPSGCSSSAITQQLTPKALPTVTAGFSQPPAPPFLFPIPRFPPSLPPVPPRLPNGTIPIPPPGWMPPLGHKAAIPIPPPPIPPPTPIPPPPTFLRPPPPLIAPPSVPPPMHMFPLPIQPGCPLDKGNPPRHGGAPLPFPPPPPPPLWPAPPFPRFNPFVPPPLYPPVQVNPHKITTEKVLDILMDELKSIIKKDITRRMIEGVAFKAFEDWWERQEKKAKIQESPLKCGAARVEERNKFLNPLSNIGGKSRKPPLPSFKVKRKRSDETGNDSGSALDHSEVKKGDDIVRTTSERAKRRHARPLDLDSDDDDDDGGDVGKEDKILQDKEAIPDKVKVFVLDEDELHILSDRDAHGDDEDDDNVSNHTAEENSPMEDRCDGEQSLDREVFSEESEHTSDSDTSDSLSSVGYEDTSSDLTTEGEDIEEDSDDARSEECIVISSDEDSVELEPPLTPSAPLTPGAQLDLDQQGWSELFPRQEMEEDRYTSCYEDNCDFDAMMELHTSEPQDLLPPSPLGLSVEPCLDMEMESPDWTVESPENIKSLRPPTPTGRLVDSDPDILLKSRPSSPAAEEEERPPTPGKGIVTGLESENSEEVLSLSPASDGLAQPPSDLLMASYPLCQEMPKTPGRDERGVWTHCSSGRAPATPGRGTADLEFSTVSPPLSSPPLILLLPSSPYITAPKTPGRDIILPRRSIVHKRKSQVAATSVPLSCNNIFRVSPITVSSPFSVSDSSCDSVDGRDVQIRSGVRAKPLQGLENMPELLDKEKILLRLKRWRRLKKRRRARHWERSLKRISPMSSHSHPHRWRSPYEERKILHSVWKDGLDEEDARFLQCTYERLQVQDNGCGWLSDTLWMPHPLTKVHTEKNEEHRSWQPHHRTGSARSEGFYKISRKDKMRYLHNTRLAAELPSTSAQGTCIPAQQPTSLRAGSDFRCEQRRLLSSFSCDSDLVKFNQLKFRRKRIRFSRSYIHEWGLFAMEPIAADEMVIEYVGQIIRQVIADMREQRYEEEGIGSSYLFRVDQDTIIDATKCGNLARFINHSCNPNCYAKIITVESQKKIVIYSRQPININEEITYDYKFPIEETKIPCLCGADGCRGSLN comes from the exons ATGGAAAGCGAAAAACAAAGTACTGAGAGCGAGAGACAGCCTCTACACTGGAGAAGTTGCAAGCTGGTTATAGATCCTGCGCTGACGaacgggctgtacaaagtgtaccgTTATGATGGACAATACTTTAACCTGCCG GTTGAGGACTTAGGTCTACTTCCTGTGATCACAGTCAGAGATCCGCGCATCTGCCGCCTGTGGAGCAGGTGTCTCAAGACAGACTTCGTGGTTCCCAAATTTAAG ATTGATGAGTGGTACGTGGCTCCCGTTCCTCCCAAAGAAGTGACATTTTCTAAGCTCAACGACAACGTGAATGAGACTTTCTTGACTGATATGTGCAAAAAATATGGgaacatggaagaagtggagaTATTTTACAATCCCAAAAACAAGAAGCATTTAGGGATCGCAAAGGTCACGTTTGATACAGTAAAGGCTGCAAGAGACGCTGTCCAGCACCTGCATGAGACATCAGTGATGGGAAATATTATTCATGTGGAACTTGATCCGAAGG GGGAAAATAGAGCTCGATATCTCCAGCTCTTGTTAAGTGGGCTGTATACGCCTTGGACGTTGCCGGTGGGCAGCAGCGAACGGGCTCTTCAGGACTTAGTCGACAGTTTGCTG GGAAGTTCGGCCACACAGCAGCTGGGAAGTATCTGCAGCCCCACCAGCATTGCTACGCCCCTCTCTCTGGACACAGCCTACTCCAGTATTTGTCAGGACACACCTTGCAGCTTTGGGCTTACACCACGTTCTCAGGGAACCCCCCGGACTCCCTGCTTGCCTGCGACTCCTCTCTCCTCCCATGACTCTTGCTACTCCAGTCTTCAGGCGACTCCTGTCCTCCAAGGGGAACCCTCCGCCTATAGTGTTCACAAACCTTTAAGGCAAGAGCTCTGCCGTCGTAGACGACAGCACAGGGGACTTAGCCACGTCTCGAATGTTAGCATCATTCTGAAGCAGTTCAAGCCACAGCCACCACATCCCCTTttaaccaaaacacaaactagCAGCCAGCAGCTTGCACTGTGGAGTCCCGGTGCACAAACCTCTAACAATAATGACGAGGCTCCCTTTAGTCTCACCTCCCCTTTTCAGGAGACTGAAGATGTGGTTGACACAAGTTATGCATCTTCACCTCTGAACGGCAACTCTCGCGACATACGGAGTGTTGATCTCTCAGCTGACCTGCAAACTAGAACAGCTTCTCCATTTGATAACCACCAGCCAGAGGCAGCTGTTTCAAGTCTAGACTCCCGAATTGAAAGTTTGCTGATAAACAGCCAGATCACTGACCCCTTATGCTTTGATGGAAAGACTTTGGAGACCGATCCATCCTCTCAAGAGAGCCCGGCTTCACCTGGCTCACCTCTTAAGGTCTCTTCCTCAGATGACTCACAGTTTTGTACCCCACCGTCTTGTGAATCCCCCACAAGCGGCCACCAGTACTCCCACAATGATGCTGTGGATGAAAATGAAGAGGACGAAACTACTCGAGCTGTTTCGTTTCTTACAAGAGGCTCCCAGTCTCCCTGTCTGTCTGATGTTGCTTATTCAGAAAGCATAACACACATAAACAATGAAGAAGATGCAGAGAGGGTCCAGCCATCATCAGGCCCAAAG GAACACTGTCCAACACATCAGGAGAAAAAGTCCTCAAATAACAGACAGTTTGAAGCTGTGACACCAGCAGAAGCACTCTCTCTGCTCGATCCTCCATCCGGTTGTTCTTCCAGCGCCATCACTCAGCAACTCACCCCGAAAGCTCTTCCGACTGTTACAGCTGGGTTCTCCCAACCCCCAGCACCCCCTTTCCTTTTCCCCATTCCTCGATTTCCCCCGTCTCTTCCACCTGTTCCACCTCGCCTGCCAAATGGCACCATCCCGATCCCTCCTCCAGGATGGATGCCACCTCTGGGCCACAAAGCTGCCATCCCCATTCCTCCTCCCCCCATTCCACCTCCTACTCCAATTCCTCCTCCACCAACTTTCCTGAGACCCCCTCCACCTTTGATAGCGCCACCCTCTGTTCCACCTCCTATGCACATGTTCCCTTTACCCATACAGCCGGGGTGTCCTTTGGATAAGGGGAATCCTCCAAGGCATGGCGGTGCACCGTTGCcattccctcctcctcctcctcctcctctctggccTGCACCTCCTTTTCCAAGGTTTAACCCCTTTGTGCCACCACCACTCTACCCGCCTGTGCAGGTAAATCCCCACAAGATCACGACAGAAAAAGTTTTAGATATCCTCATGGATGAACTGAAGTCAATCATAAAGAAGGACATTACACGTAGAATGATTGAAGGGGTCGCTTTCAAGGCATTTGAAGACTGGTGGGAGCGTCAGGAGAAGAAGGCAAAG ATACAAGAGTCTCCTCTGAAATGTGGAGCGGCAAGAGTGGAAGAGAGGAACAAATTCCTAAATCCCCTCAGTAACATTGGTGGGAAGAGCAGAAAACCACCACTGCCATCCTTCAAG GTAAAAAGGAAAAGATCAGACGAGACAGGAAATGACTCCGGTTCTGCTCTCGATCATTCTG AGGTGAAAAAAGGGGACGACATAGTGAGAACGACGTCTGAGAGAGCCAAACGCAGACACGCGAGACCACTGGACCTggacagtgatgatgatgatgatgatggtggtgatgtCGGGAAAGAAGATAAGATACTTCAAGATAAAGAAGCGATACCAGACAAAGTGAAGGTTTTTGTGCTGGATGAGGATGAGCTGCACATCCTG TCTGACAGAGATGCTCAtggtgatgatgaagatgatgataatGTCAGTAATCATACTGCGGAAGAAAATAGTCCGATGGAGGATCGATGTGACGGAGAGCAGTCCTTAGACAGAG AGGTTTTTTCAGAGGAAAGTGAGCACACGTCGGACTCCGACACTTCAGATTCGCTCTCCTCGGTGGGCTATGAGGACACGTCCTCTGACCTGACCACTGAAGGTGAAGACATCGAAGAGGACAGCGATGACGCCAGGAGTGAAGAGTGTATAGTCATATCATCAGATGAGGACTCAGTGGAGCTCGAGCCCCCTCTTACCCCCTCAGCCCCACTGACCCCTGGTGCTCAGCTGGATCTGGACCAGCAGGGCTGGTCAGAGCTGTTCCCAAGGCAGGAAATGGAGGAGGACCGGTACACATCCTGCTACGAAGACAACTGCGACTTCGATGCCATGATGGAGCTCCATACCAGCGAACCCCAGGACCTGCTGCCCCCATCACCTCTAGGACTCTCAG TGGAGCCATGCCTTGATATGGAGATGGAAAGCCCTGATTGGACAGTGGAGTCTCCAGAGAACATAAAAAGCCTGAGGCCTCCCACTCCTACTGGCCGTTTGGTGGACAGTGACCCTGACATCCTTTTAAAAAGCAGACCATCATCTCCtgctgcagaggaggaggaacgACCGCCAACACCAGGCAAGGGGATAGTAACAGGACTGGAAAGTGAGAATTCAGAGGAAGTCCTGTCCCTCTCCCCAGCAAGCGATGGACTCGCTCAGCCTCCCTCTGATCTCCTCATGGCATCATACCCATTATGCCAGGAGATGCCTAAGACTCCTGGCAGAGATGAAAGAGGTGTGTGGACTCATTGTAGCTCAGGGAGAGCTCCTGCGACACCTGGAAGAGGGACCGCAGATTTAGAGTTTAGCACAGTGAGCCCGCCCCTCAGCAGCCCACCACTTATCCTGCTCTTGCCCAGCAGCCCATACATCACAGCCCCAAAGACTCCAGGAAGAGACATTATCCTGCCCAGAAGATCAATAGTCCACAAAAGGAAATCCCAGGTGGCAGCAACGTCAGTGCCTCTGTCATGTAATAACATTTTCAGAGTTTCCCCCATCACAGTGTCCTCGCCATTCAGCGTCTCTGACTCTTCATGTGACAGTGTTGATGGAAGGGATGTCCAGATCCGTTCAGGTGTGAGAGCAAAGCCTCTACAGGGGTTGGAGAACATGCCTGAGCTGTTGGACAAAGAGAAAATCTTACTGAGGCTAAAACGATGGAGGAGGCTAAAGAAGAGACGGCGAGCCCGTCACTGGGAGAGATCACTGAAGAGAATCAGTCCGATGTCCTCTCACAGTCATCCTCACAGGTGGCGTTCACCCTACGAAGAGAGGAAAATCCTTCATAGCGTTTGGAAGGACGGCCTGGATGAAGAAGATGCAAGGTTTCTGCAGTGCACCTATGAAAGGCTGCAGGTGCAGGATAATGGCTGTGGGTGGCTCAGTGACACCCTCTGGATGCCTCATCCTC tgactAAGGTCCATACAGAGAAGAATGAGGAGCACAGATCCTGGCAGCCGCACCACAGAACGGGCTCTGCTCGAAGTGAAGGTTTTTACAAAATCAGCAGGAAGGATAAAATGAGATATCTGCACAACACGCGGCTGGCTGCGGAGCTTCCATCTACAAGCGCTCAG GGAACGTGCATTCCAGCCCAGCAACCCACTTCACTGCGAGCTGGGTCTGACTTCAGGTGTGAACAGCGCCGGCTGCTGTCCTCTTTCAGCTGTGACAGTGACCTGGTCAAGTTCAACCAACTGAag TTCCGAAGGAAGAGGATTCGTTTCAGCAGGAGTTACATCCACGAGTGGGGCCTGTTTGCCATGGAGCCTATTGCTGCAGACGAGATGGTGATTGAGTATGTGGGCCAAATCATCCGGCAG GTCATTGCTGACATGAGGGAGCAGAGGTACGAGGAGGAGGGCATTGGAAGCAGCTATTTGTTTCGGGTGGATCAGGACACCATCATTGATGCTACCAAATGTGGGAACTTAGCCAGGTTTATCAACCACAGCTGCAAT CCTAACTGCTACGCAAAGATCATCACAGTGGAGTCTCAGAAGAAGATAGTCATATACTCCCGCCAGCCTATAAACATCAATGAAGAGATTACTTATGACTATAAGTTTCCCATTGAGGAAACAAAGATCCCTTGTTTGTGTGGGGCAGACGGCTGCAGAGGCTCCTTGAACTAA
- the LOC100692434 gene encoding histone-lysine N-methyltransferase SETD1B isoform X1, which produces MESEKQSTESERQPLHWRSCKLVIDPALTNGLYKVYRYDGQYFNLPVEDLGLLPVITVRDPRICRLWSRCLKTDFVVPKFKIDEWYVAPVPPKEVTFSKLNDNVNETFLTDMCKKYGNMEEVEIFYNPKNKKHLGIAKVTFDTVKAARDAVQHLHETSVMGNIIHVELDPKGENRARYLQLLLSGLYTPWTLPVGSSERALQDLVDSLLGSSATQQLGSICSPTSIATPLSLDTAYSSICQDTPCSFGLTPRSQGTPRTPCLPATPLSSHDSCYSSLQATPVLQGEPSAYSVHKPLRQELCRRRRQHRGLSHVSNVSIILKQFKPQPPHPLLTKTQTSSQQLALWSPGAQTSNNNDEAPFSLTSPFQETEDVVDTSYASSPLNGNSRDIRSVDLSADLQTRTASPFDNHQPEAAVSSLDSRIESLLINSQITDPLCFDGKTLETDPSSQESPASPGSPLKVSSSDDSQFCTPPSCESPTSGHQYSHNDAVDENEEDETTRAVSFLTRGSQSPCLSDVAYSESITHINNEEDAERVQPSSGPKEHCPTHQEKKSSNNRQFEAVTPAEALSLLDPPSGCSSSAITQQLTPKALPTVTAGFSQPPAPPFLFPIPRFPPSLPPVPPRLPNGTIPIPPPGWMPPLGHKAAIPIPPPPIPPPTPIPPPPTFLRPPPPLIAPPSVPPPMHMFPLPIQPGCPLDKGNPPRHGGAPLPFPPPPPPPLWPAPPFPRFNPFVPPPLYPPVQVNPHKITTEKVLDILMDELKSIIKKDITRRMIEGVAFKAFEDWWERQEKKAKIQESPLKCGAARVEERNKFLNPLSNIGGKSRKPPLPSFKVKRKRSDETGNDSGSALDHSEVKKGDDIVRTTSERAKRRHARPLDLDSDDDDDDGGDVGKEDKILQDKEAIPDKVKVFVLDEDELHILSDRDAHGDDEDDDNVSNHTAEENSPMEDRCDGEQSLDREVFSEESEHTSDSDTSDSLSSVGYEDTSSDLTTEGEDIEEDSDDARSEECIVISSDEDSVELEPPLTPSAPLTPGAQLDLDQQGWSELFPRQEMEEDRYTSCYEDNCDFDAMMELHTSEPQDLLPPSPLGLSAVEPCLDMEMESPDWTVESPENIKSLRPPTPTGRLVDSDPDILLKSRPSSPAAEEEERPPTPGKGIVTGLESENSEEVLSLSPASDGLAQPPSDLLMASYPLCQEMPKTPGRDERGVWTHCSSGRAPATPGRGTADLEFSTVSPPLSSPPLILLLPSSPYITAPKTPGRDIILPRRSIVHKRKSQVAATSVPLSCNNIFRVSPITVSSPFSVSDSSCDSVDGRDVQIRSGVRAKPLQGLENMPELLDKEKILLRLKRWRRLKKRRRARHWERSLKRISPMSSHSHPHRWRSPYEERKILHSVWKDGLDEEDARFLQCTYERLQVQDNGCGWLSDTLWMPHPLTKVHTEKNEEHRSWQPHHRTGSARSEGFYKISRKDKMRYLHNTRLAAELPSTSAQGTCIPAQQPTSLRAGSDFRCEQRRLLSSFSCDSDLVKFNQLKFRRKRIRFSRSYIHEWGLFAMEPIAADEMVIEYVGQIIRQVIADMREQRYEEEGIGSSYLFRVDQDTIIDATKCGNLARFINHSCNPNCYAKIITVESQKKIVIYSRQPININEEITYDYKFPIEETKIPCLCGADGCRGSLN; this is translated from the exons ATGGAAAGCGAAAAACAAAGTACTGAGAGCGAGAGACAGCCTCTACACTGGAGAAGTTGCAAGCTGGTTATAGATCCTGCGCTGACGaacgggctgtacaaagtgtaccgTTATGATGGACAATACTTTAACCTGCCG GTTGAGGACTTAGGTCTACTTCCTGTGATCACAGTCAGAGATCCGCGCATCTGCCGCCTGTGGAGCAGGTGTCTCAAGACAGACTTCGTGGTTCCCAAATTTAAG ATTGATGAGTGGTACGTGGCTCCCGTTCCTCCCAAAGAAGTGACATTTTCTAAGCTCAACGACAACGTGAATGAGACTTTCTTGACTGATATGTGCAAAAAATATGGgaacatggaagaagtggagaTATTTTACAATCCCAAAAACAAGAAGCATTTAGGGATCGCAAAGGTCACGTTTGATACAGTAAAGGCTGCAAGAGACGCTGTCCAGCACCTGCATGAGACATCAGTGATGGGAAATATTATTCATGTGGAACTTGATCCGAAGG GGGAAAATAGAGCTCGATATCTCCAGCTCTTGTTAAGTGGGCTGTATACGCCTTGGACGTTGCCGGTGGGCAGCAGCGAACGGGCTCTTCAGGACTTAGTCGACAGTTTGCTG GGAAGTTCGGCCACACAGCAGCTGGGAAGTATCTGCAGCCCCACCAGCATTGCTACGCCCCTCTCTCTGGACACAGCCTACTCCAGTATTTGTCAGGACACACCTTGCAGCTTTGGGCTTACACCACGTTCTCAGGGAACCCCCCGGACTCCCTGCTTGCCTGCGACTCCTCTCTCCTCCCATGACTCTTGCTACTCCAGTCTTCAGGCGACTCCTGTCCTCCAAGGGGAACCCTCCGCCTATAGTGTTCACAAACCTTTAAGGCAAGAGCTCTGCCGTCGTAGACGACAGCACAGGGGACTTAGCCACGTCTCGAATGTTAGCATCATTCTGAAGCAGTTCAAGCCACAGCCACCACATCCCCTTttaaccaaaacacaaactagCAGCCAGCAGCTTGCACTGTGGAGTCCCGGTGCACAAACCTCTAACAATAATGACGAGGCTCCCTTTAGTCTCACCTCCCCTTTTCAGGAGACTGAAGATGTGGTTGACACAAGTTATGCATCTTCACCTCTGAACGGCAACTCTCGCGACATACGGAGTGTTGATCTCTCAGCTGACCTGCAAACTAGAACAGCTTCTCCATTTGATAACCACCAGCCAGAGGCAGCTGTTTCAAGTCTAGACTCCCGAATTGAAAGTTTGCTGATAAACAGCCAGATCACTGACCCCTTATGCTTTGATGGAAAGACTTTGGAGACCGATCCATCCTCTCAAGAGAGCCCGGCTTCACCTGGCTCACCTCTTAAGGTCTCTTCCTCAGATGACTCACAGTTTTGTACCCCACCGTCTTGTGAATCCCCCACAAGCGGCCACCAGTACTCCCACAATGATGCTGTGGATGAAAATGAAGAGGACGAAACTACTCGAGCTGTTTCGTTTCTTACAAGAGGCTCCCAGTCTCCCTGTCTGTCTGATGTTGCTTATTCAGAAAGCATAACACACATAAACAATGAAGAAGATGCAGAGAGGGTCCAGCCATCATCAGGCCCAAAG GAACACTGTCCAACACATCAGGAGAAAAAGTCCTCAAATAACAGACAGTTTGAAGCTGTGACACCAGCAGAAGCACTCTCTCTGCTCGATCCTCCATCCGGTTGTTCTTCCAGCGCCATCACTCAGCAACTCACCCCGAAAGCTCTTCCGACTGTTACAGCTGGGTTCTCCCAACCCCCAGCACCCCCTTTCCTTTTCCCCATTCCTCGATTTCCCCCGTCTCTTCCACCTGTTCCACCTCGCCTGCCAAATGGCACCATCCCGATCCCTCCTCCAGGATGGATGCCACCTCTGGGCCACAAAGCTGCCATCCCCATTCCTCCTCCCCCCATTCCACCTCCTACTCCAATTCCTCCTCCACCAACTTTCCTGAGACCCCCTCCACCTTTGATAGCGCCACCCTCTGTTCCACCTCCTATGCACATGTTCCCTTTACCCATACAGCCGGGGTGTCCTTTGGATAAGGGGAATCCTCCAAGGCATGGCGGTGCACCGTTGCcattccctcctcctcctcctcctcctctctggccTGCACCTCCTTTTCCAAGGTTTAACCCCTTTGTGCCACCACCACTCTACCCGCCTGTGCAGGTAAATCCCCACAAGATCACGACAGAAAAAGTTTTAGATATCCTCATGGATGAACTGAAGTCAATCATAAAGAAGGACATTACACGTAGAATGATTGAAGGGGTCGCTTTCAAGGCATTTGAAGACTGGTGGGAGCGTCAGGAGAAGAAGGCAAAG ATACAAGAGTCTCCTCTGAAATGTGGAGCGGCAAGAGTGGAAGAGAGGAACAAATTCCTAAATCCCCTCAGTAACATTGGTGGGAAGAGCAGAAAACCACCACTGCCATCCTTCAAG GTAAAAAGGAAAAGATCAGACGAGACAGGAAATGACTCCGGTTCTGCTCTCGATCATTCTG AGGTGAAAAAAGGGGACGACATAGTGAGAACGACGTCTGAGAGAGCCAAACGCAGACACGCGAGACCACTGGACCTggacagtgatgatgatgatgatgatggtggtgatgtCGGGAAAGAAGATAAGATACTTCAAGATAAAGAAGCGATACCAGACAAAGTGAAGGTTTTTGTGCTGGATGAGGATGAGCTGCACATCCTG TCTGACAGAGATGCTCAtggtgatgatgaagatgatgataatGTCAGTAATCATACTGCGGAAGAAAATAGTCCGATGGAGGATCGATGTGACGGAGAGCAGTCCTTAGACAGAG AGGTTTTTTCAGAGGAAAGTGAGCACACGTCGGACTCCGACACTTCAGATTCGCTCTCCTCGGTGGGCTATGAGGACACGTCCTCTGACCTGACCACTGAAGGTGAAGACATCGAAGAGGACAGCGATGACGCCAGGAGTGAAGAGTGTATAGTCATATCATCAGATGAGGACTCAGTGGAGCTCGAGCCCCCTCTTACCCCCTCAGCCCCACTGACCCCTGGTGCTCAGCTGGATCTGGACCAGCAGGGCTGGTCAGAGCTGTTCCCAAGGCAGGAAATGGAGGAGGACCGGTACACATCCTGCTACGAAGACAACTGCGACTTCGATGCCATGATGGAGCTCCATACCAGCGAACCCCAGGACCTGCTGCCCCCATCACCTCTAGGACTCTCAG CAGTGGAGCCATGCCTTGATATGGAGATGGAAAGCCCTGATTGGACAGTGGAGTCTCCAGAGAACATAAAAAGCCTGAGGCCTCCCACTCCTACTGGCCGTTTGGTGGACAGTGACCCTGACATCCTTTTAAAAAGCAGACCATCATCTCCtgctgcagaggaggaggaacgACCGCCAACACCAGGCAAGGGGATAGTAACAGGACTGGAAAGTGAGAATTCAGAGGAAGTCCTGTCCCTCTCCCCAGCAAGCGATGGACTCGCTCAGCCTCCCTCTGATCTCCTCATGGCATCATACCCATTATGCCAGGAGATGCCTAAGACTCCTGGCAGAGATGAAAGAGGTGTGTGGACTCATTGTAGCTCAGGGAGAGCTCCTGCGACACCTGGAAGAGGGACCGCAGATTTAGAGTTTAGCACAGTGAGCCCGCCCCTCAGCAGCCCACCACTTATCCTGCTCTTGCCCAGCAGCCCATACATCACAGCCCCAAAGACTCCAGGAAGAGACATTATCCTGCCCAGAAGATCAATAGTCCACAAAAGGAAATCCCAGGTGGCAGCAACGTCAGTGCCTCTGTCATGTAATAACATTTTCAGAGTTTCCCCCATCACAGTGTCCTCGCCATTCAGCGTCTCTGACTCTTCATGTGACAGTGTTGATGGAAGGGATGTCCAGATCCGTTCAGGTGTGAGAGCAAAGCCTCTACAGGGGTTGGAGAACATGCCTGAGCTGTTGGACAAAGAGAAAATCTTACTGAGGCTAAAACGATGGAGGAGGCTAAAGAAGAGACGGCGAGCCCGTCACTGGGAGAGATCACTGAAGAGAATCAGTCCGATGTCCTCTCACAGTCATCCTCACAGGTGGCGTTCACCCTACGAAGAGAGGAAAATCCTTCATAGCGTTTGGAAGGACGGCCTGGATGAAGAAGATGCAAGGTTTCTGCAGTGCACCTATGAAAGGCTGCAGGTGCAGGATAATGGCTGTGGGTGGCTCAGTGACACCCTCTGGATGCCTCATCCTC tgactAAGGTCCATACAGAGAAGAATGAGGAGCACAGATCCTGGCAGCCGCACCACAGAACGGGCTCTGCTCGAAGTGAAGGTTTTTACAAAATCAGCAGGAAGGATAAAATGAGATATCTGCACAACACGCGGCTGGCTGCGGAGCTTCCATCTACAAGCGCTCAG GGAACGTGCATTCCAGCCCAGCAACCCACTTCACTGCGAGCTGGGTCTGACTTCAGGTGTGAACAGCGCCGGCTGCTGTCCTCTTTCAGCTGTGACAGTGACCTGGTCAAGTTCAACCAACTGAag TTCCGAAGGAAGAGGATTCGTTTCAGCAGGAGTTACATCCACGAGTGGGGCCTGTTTGCCATGGAGCCTATTGCTGCAGACGAGATGGTGATTGAGTATGTGGGCCAAATCATCCGGCAG GTCATTGCTGACATGAGGGAGCAGAGGTACGAGGAGGAGGGCATTGGAAGCAGCTATTTGTTTCGGGTGGATCAGGACACCATCATTGATGCTACCAAATGTGGGAACTTAGCCAGGTTTATCAACCACAGCTGCAAT CCTAACTGCTACGCAAAGATCATCACAGTGGAGTCTCAGAAGAAGATAGTCATATACTCCCGCCAGCCTATAAACATCAATGAAGAGATTACTTATGACTATAAGTTTCCCATTGAGGAAACAAAGATCCCTTGTTTGTGTGGGGCAGACGGCTGCAGAGGCTCCTTGAACTAA